Part of the Triticum urartu cultivar G1812 chromosome 2, Tu2.1, whole genome shotgun sequence genome, CCTTATTGCTACATATACTGGATCAATTAGTAGAGCTCGCGCATACCAATTAAATTATCATGTACTTTCGTTTCTgagtaatgattctaatgttcttgagaatatgatgttgcctaaacTGAATACATTtattttgcttacaaatgaaggctctagcttggacaagaaggaTTAACATCGGAGTAAGATCGAGCATGAAGATGATGGTATGCGCAAGGAAAACAAGAACGGGTTTCAAGttatgatttcaggactttgaagccaccataatgagggCATAAAGACTTGGgtgaaatatacaagatgtcacttcataaatttcatctaGAGACTATTATAGGTGtcgcgtcaccttattattgggccaggcccatgtaatttagAAATACTTTAGTATAgcctgtttttagagtccgtatgtgtggaaAAACCGAGCTAGGGTTGGTTTctgacccctcctccaaggggtCACGAAATACCATATTATTCCTTTATATATACAGTCCTTATGGCATCGTTTAGAGTTTgagttttgtttagattaaagtttgTCATAGCCGCAactcgcgtacttcgtttgtgttcaacgaccaaaTCAAGACGTCACATAACCCtactttcatcttatattcgcaatatccagattgcaatttcagtttcttatttgttcttcgtttgcttgaaGGAAATAGACCATCGTGGTAAGGTTGATCGTGTTTCGGTGTAATCAATAATCTTTCAGAGTTGGTTTAATGATTGTTAAGACAACACGTCTCCGCATGTTCATAATCGAATTGTGAAAGTATACTTCACCAAAAATGATAACCGTCATTTTATTAAAAGAccggacaccttcgcctctatcaacgACGTAGTCGTTGTGGTTATGTTGACCATTTTTTTAATCTGCTGCGTCAGAGGACCATCCCATCAAATTGTATCGTTCAGCCgtgttttttttttgagacatGTGTTGTTGTTTTATTTATAAAAAGGGGGGGTGAGAGCCCAATTGCAGCGGGCCAAATCTACCCAACTCTCGTGCAGACGCGAGCCGGGTCGGATTTCCAATCGGCCGAAACGTCAAAGCGTCAAAGCTGATACACGTTTAGCTCCGTCGACCTTGGCGTGAAATGAATGGCCACTTCCACCTCATCCTCCCCTGCCCCTCTTCCCCTCGCacccccgcccccgccccgtTCGCGGCTCTCCTTTCCGGCccctccgccacctcctcctcccgcTACCACCACCAGCGCCGCCAACCATGGCACCGCACCCCGCCTTCGCCTCCTCCCCCACGCGGCCGACCCCCGCGCAGCGCACGCGGTCGCGGCCAAGTCTAGCGCGGACGCGCGCCTCGCGAACGCCGTCATGTGCGGCTACATCCGCGCGGGCCGCCTCACCGACGCGGTTGAGGTGTTCGACCGGATGACCGCCCGTGACGCTGCCTCCTACAGCGCGCTCATCTCGGGCCACGCCCGGCTGGGCTCCCCCGTATCTGCTGCCGCGGCGCTCTTCCGCAGCATGCGCCTCGCGGGAGTCGCCCCCACAGAGTACACTTTCGTGGGCCTCCTCACCGCCTGCATCCGCAGGGGCAACCCGCGGCTCGGGACCCAGGTCCACGCGCTCGCCGCCAAGGGACGGTACTCCGGCGGCTCTCTCCTCGTCGCCAACGCGCTCCTTGGCATGTACGTCAAGTGCGGTCGCTTAGAGGACGCTCTGAGGGTGTTCGACGGGATGGAGGAGCGCGACGTGTCCTCATGGAACACGGTGCTGTCCGGCCTGGTCGAGCTGGGGAGGTACGAGGAGGCGCTTGAGCTGTTTGGGGACATGCGGACGGCCGATGTTGCGGTCGACCGGTTTTCTCTGTCAGCGCTTCTGACGGCGGCTACTGAAGGGTTCAGCCTGCCTCTGGGGGCAGCGGTGCACGCTCTGTCTCTCAAGTCCGGGATGGAGCTGGATTTGAGTGTGGGCAATGCGCTCATTGGATTTTATGCTGAGCATGGTGATTCTGTCGAGGATGTGGTTGGTGTGTTTCAGAGGATGCCAGTAAAGGACGTAATTTCGTGGACTGGGTTACTCAATGGATACATGGAATTTGGTTTAGTTGACAAGGCTCTGCGCGTGTTTGATCGGATGCCTGAGAGGAATTTTGTTACATATAATGCAGTTCTCACCGGGTTTTGTCAGAACAAGGAAGGTGTGCGAGTCAGTTTTGCTAGGAAGGCTGGGCTGCAGGGGCTCGGGTTGTTTAGGCAGATGCTGGAGAATGGGTTGGAGATGTCAGACGTCACCATGACTGGTGTCCTCAATGCTTGTGCTATTGCTGCGGATAGGAAGATGAGTGAGCAGGTTCACACATTTGTGATTAAGTGTGGCTGCGGTTCAAGTCCTTGGATTGACGCCGCGTTGATAGACATGTGCGTCAAGTGTGGTAGGTCTGGAGATGCACGTCTGTTGTTTGAGCATTGGCGCCACCAGGAGAGTTTTCACATTGCTTGGAGCTCTTTACTGCTTTCTAGCGTTAGAGATGGAGAGTATGAGAAAGCGCTTTCTACATTCCTTCAAATGTTTAGAAGCAGTGATATTCAGTTCATTGATGCGTTTTTGTTGACTACTGCTCTTGGAGTTTGTGGTGCTTTGGGTTTTACGGAGCTTGGAAAGCAACTGCATCTGCTTGCTGCAAAATCTGGGCTTTTGCGTGCTTGTGGAGTTGGTAATGCAATTGTCAGTATGTATGGCAAGTGCGGACAATTGGAAAATGCAGTCACTTTCTTTCAGCGAATGCCTCATCGAGACCTTGTGTCTTGGAATGCGCTGATCACTGCTCATCTTCTCCATCGCCAGGGAGATGAAATATGGGACATATGGTCTCAAATGGAGAGATTAGCCATCAAGCCTGACTCCGTGACCTTTCTTCTGATCATATCAGCTTGCAGTTGTACAGACTCAGATTCTGCAGATGCATCTATGGAACTGTTTCGTTGTATGTCAAGCAAGTACAACACTGAACCTGCTATGGAACACTTTGCAGCAGTTGTGTACGTCCTTGGCTGCTGGGGTCATTTTGATGAGGCTGAACAGTTTATAGCTAGTATGCCATTCAAGCCTGGTGCATTAGTTTGGCGATCTTTGCTGGAAAGCTGTAGCAAGCAGTCCAATATGACACTGCGAAGGCGAGCTATGAGTCATCTACTTGCCCTGGAACCACAAGACCCATCCACATATGTTCTGGCATCTAATCTGTACTCTGAATCAGCAAAGTGGCATTGCTCAGAGAACACAAGGCTGGAGATGCGGCAAAAGGGTATCCATAAGATTCCAGCAAGGAGCTGGACATTTTATGACAATGCTATTCACTCATTTTTCGCTCGAGATAGATCACATCCTCAGTCCAAGGACATCTATGCTGGTCTGGACGTGCTAACTCTTGAGTGCATTAAGGCCGGGTATGAACCAGACACCACCTTTGTCCTACATGATGTCGAGGAATACCAAAAGAGACACTTCCTAATGTACCACAGTGCAAAGCTGGCAGCTACATATGGCCTCCTAATGGCAGGCTCTGGGAAAATTATCCGTGTGGTGAAGAACATCCGCATGTGTGGTGACTGCCACTCATTTCTGGAGCATGCCTCTGCTGCTACCGGAAAAGAGATTTCAGTCAGAGACTCGAATGGGTTTCATGTTTTTAGGGCAGGGATTTGTTCCTGTAGAGATTAGTCTGGTACCATACCAATTTTGACTACTTTGCAGTGTCTTTGTAGCACTGTAGAATCTATAGAAGATATCCTTGTATTGAGATCCTGTACATTGCTATGAGTTTCTTCAGAAGCATTCATGCCAACTAGGGGCGGAGCCAGGCTGGCCGCGTGCCCCGGGCCGCCTTCAAGCATTTCTCCTGGATTTGGGCCTCACGTATTAGGTAGCAGTACATTCACCAAAGGAGTTGGGCCTCACGCCCCGGGCCCAGGCCCTGGGGGCCTGGGGCCTGTCTCCGCCCCTGATTGCCAACAGCTGTTCAGTTGACATCATATTCAGAAAAGTATTTTCTTTTGCTCCAAACATTCAGTTGAATATGTTTCTGAGAAAATATCGGTTGAATAATGTCTAGTACCATAAACAATGTGAAAATTTAACATTACAAATCACTTACTCCCCAGTGGTCTTAAAATTTGCTGTTTGCAGTTAGCACACGATACCTCACATTTATATGAATATGATTTCCGGCAGGACTCTTTATGTTCTTGACCTGTTTGCAGTTACTTGTGAGTTGCAACCTTCACAAAAAAAAAGCAAGATTAAGACAATGAGGTAGGCATCTTCTATTGCCCTGACCTAACTGTGTACTTACAGTTAGCACTGATGCTCGCGTACAAAATCATTACCTACTGGCTCTTGACTAGAAGCTCCTTCCCTCCCGCACGCGCCGACGGCCGTTCCGGCCACGGCGGCTACCTACACTTGTCGTTGGCCGCTCGGTCAGTGGCGCCACCCCTCCCGCGCCATGGGCCGtgctcgctcggtgcgctcctgcgCATCCGCCCGCTCCAGCTCGCGGGACAGCGAGGGATGGGGCCACCCCGcgtccaccccccccccccttgcgGATATTGCTGGGGATCGTAGTTAGGCCGTCACCCCACGCCAACCCTGGACAAAGGACCAGTCCCGCAACGCGCGCCGGGCAAGCGCGCACGCCCATGCTGGCGGGCGACCGCATAGGCGTCAATGCCACAAGCCCTCCATCAATGCAAACGTCGGGCGAGAGGTCTTTTTAAGGCGCTTCAAGGGGCTCTGCTTCCGGTGCCTGAGCTCTGAGCATCGTCGTGTACATTGTAGAGATCCTATCCACTGCATCGAGTGCAAGCTGCCTGACCACATCGCTCGTGACTGCCTCCAAGATCCGTGCAACGGCAGGGGTGGCAAACCGGCAAGGGCGGGGCTGAGGCCTGCTGCTGGGCGCGGCCCGGTCCGCACTCGTCTTCGCTTCCCCACGCCGTCGGCGCCCGCGCCGACCATGGAGCGCTGCCACCATACTGACCTGTCAAGGCGGCCGAGGAACAGCCACAAGGTGGTGATCGAGACGCCGATGGTGGAGCATCAGATCTTCTTCCTCTGGCACCATGCCGTCCTCCTGACCTCGGCGGCCGAGCGGCACGCGGCGAACCCTATGTCGGTCGGACGTGCTTTCGATGCCACGCTCCGCACGCCCGCCCACCTACTGCGGGTCACGAGCCATGATCCGGAGGACTTCTTGGTGCTTTTCGAGCTGTCGGCGCACCACGACAACGCCGTCCACCTCGTCTCGATCAACGTCGACGGCGTCGTCTTCAACATCAAGCCATGGCACGAGGATGACCATGTTGTGCACCAAGACTTCATGCTCCATGTGTGGGTGGTCATAGAGAATATGCCCCTCCATATGGGTCCCTGAAGGGGGCGGCGGAGGTGCTCGGCGTCAAGTGCATCATTGACTGCCTCGACACTCGCACGCACAAGCGCGGCGACACACGGACCTTTGCGTGCTGGGTGTGGGTGTGGGACGTCGCCTTCATCGCCACCAAGCACACCATTTGGAGGGCGCGCGCATCGTCGGGTGCGTGAAGACCATGATAGGCGCCTCTCCCCCAAGCGGGGACagtacaaaaaaaagacacaacCGTGACATTTTGACTTGAACGAAAACTTttttgtcatgcttatgacaattctatgatgataattgtgacaaaaccacatatcatcatagatgtggtgggctcctacttctatgacaaaagaACATGACAGAAAATGAgtttttcgtcctgggcgggccgaggacgcacatgcatgccattctttgggccgtccatgatggaaaaaatcatggtagaagcgagggcgaggaaaatatcggggagttcccggttacggtgggtggtcggggccgagcgatgcacggaggtttgcgtgttcctctcgtacacgtacgcacgtgtgtgcaaggtgttgggctctaactgaacccgagcgaggagTTCGcttattgaacccgagcgattgcactagctacattactgaacccgagcgatcgatcccttggttgttaactgaacccgagcgattccttcgctgcTGCTGCTACCTGAAGCTGATCGAACCAgctgcctcttgatgaatagTGGCCGTTCTTGGGGGTTGTATGAACAGTTCTCgatgggggttggatgaataggaccccgtggtaataggccgttgccgctggatgaaacAGGACCTCGATTGAGGAGGCCACCAGAcccgagccggttgggggtgaatgaacaggacccctggagggttggttgaacagtagctggtggaggctggatgaacagtaacCCATGGATGAACAGTGGCTGATGAAGGCAGGAGGAAGGTCAcggttgtaagt contains:
- the LOC125539336 gene encoding pentatricopeptide repeat-containing protein At5g03800, producing MATSTSSSPAPLPLAPPPPPRSRLSFPAPPPPPPPATTTSAANHGTAPRLRLLPHAADPRAAHAVAAKSSADARLANAVMCGYIRAGRLTDAVEVFDRMTARDAASYSALISGHARLGSPVSAAAALFRSMRLAGVAPTEYTFVGLLTACIRRGNPRLGTQVHALAAKGRYSGGSLLVANALLGMYVKCGRLEDALRVFDGMEERDVSSWNTVLSGLVELGRYEEALELFGDMRTADVAVDRFSLSALLTAATEGFSLPLGAAVHALSLKSGMELDLSVGNALIGFYAEHGDSVEDVVGVFQRMPVKDVISWTGLLNGYMEFGLVDKALRVFDRMPERNFVTYNAVLTGFCQNKEGVRVSFARKAGLQGLGLFRQMLENGLEMSDVTMTGVLNACAIAADRKMSEQVHTFVIKCGCGSSPWIDAALIDMCVKCGRSGDARLLFEHWRHQESFHIAWSSLLLSSVRDGEYEKALSTFLQMFRSSDIQFIDAFLLTTALGVCGALGFTELGKQLHLLAAKSGLLRACGVGNAIVSMYGKCGQLENAVTFFQRMPHRDLVSWNALITAHLLHRQGDEIWDIWSQMERLAIKPDSVTFLLIISACSCTDSDSADASMELFRCMSSKYNTEPAMEHFAAVVYVLGCWGHFDEAEQFIASMPFKPGALVWRSLLESCSKQSNMTLRRRAMSHLLALEPQDPSTYVLASNLYSESAKWHCSENTRLEMRQKGIHKIPARSWTFYDNAIHSFFARDRSHPQSKDIYAGLDVLTLECIKAGYEPDTTFVLHDVEEYQKRHFLMYHSAKLAATYGLLMAGSGKIIRVVKNIRMCGDCHSFLEHASAATGKEISVRDSNGFHVFRAGICSCRD